A section of the Streptomyces xinghaiensis S187 genome encodes:
- a CDS encoding M16 family metallopeptidase: MSDAGTTMTYHPMPRAGEPTPWAFPTPERDTLPNGLTVLHCHRPGQKVVAVEINLQAPLEAEPEGTEGVATIMARALSEGTDKHTAEEFAAELERCGATLDAHADHPGVRVSLEVPASRLAKALGLLADALRAPAFPGDEVERLVRNRLDEIPHELANPARRAAMELSKELFPAESRMSRPRQGTEETVARVDAAGVRAFYAAHIRPATATAVIVGDFTGIPLAEVLAGTLGTWTGGTAEARPVPAITADDTGRVVIVDRPGAVQTQVLIGRVGPDRHDRVWAAQVLGVYCLGGTLTSRLDRVLREEKGYTYGVRAFGQVLRSTPEGTGASLLAISGSVATDVTGPALEDTWQVLRTLAAGGLTDEERDVAVQNLVGVAPLKYETAAAVAGTLADQVEQYLPDDFQAQLYARLAEAGTVEATAAAVSAFPVDNLVTVLVGDASAIEEPVRALGIGEVKVVSG; this comes from the coding sequence GTGAGCGACGCCGGGACCACCATGACCTACCACCCGATGCCGCGCGCCGGGGAGCCCACGCCCTGGGCCTTCCCGACCCCCGAGCGGGACACCCTGCCCAACGGGCTGACGGTGCTCCACTGTCACCGCCCCGGCCAGAAGGTGGTGGCCGTCGAGATCAATCTGCAGGCACCCCTGGAGGCCGAGCCGGAGGGCACCGAGGGCGTCGCCACGATCATGGCGCGCGCCCTCTCGGAGGGCACCGACAAGCACACCGCCGAGGAGTTCGCCGCCGAACTGGAGCGCTGCGGCGCCACCCTGGACGCGCACGCGGACCACCCCGGGGTCCGGGTCTCCCTGGAGGTCCCGGCCTCCCGGCTGGCCAAGGCGCTCGGGCTGCTCGCCGACGCCCTGCGGGCCCCGGCCTTCCCCGGGGATGAGGTCGAGCGGCTGGTCCGCAACCGTCTCGACGAGATCCCGCACGAGCTGGCCAACCCCGCCCGCCGGGCCGCGATGGAGCTCTCCAAGGAGCTGTTCCCGGCCGAGTCCCGGATGTCCCGGCCCCGGCAGGGCACCGAGGAGACCGTCGCGCGGGTGGACGCCGCCGGGGTCCGCGCGTTCTACGCGGCGCACATCCGCCCCGCCACCGCGACCGCGGTGATCGTGGGCGACTTCACCGGCATCCCGCTGGCCGAGGTCCTCGCCGGCACCCTGGGCACCTGGACCGGCGGCACGGCCGAGGCCCGCCCCGTACCGGCCATCACGGCGGACGACACCGGCCGGGTCGTGATCGTGGACCGGCCGGGCGCGGTGCAGACCCAGGTCCTCATCGGCCGCGTCGGCCCCGACCGGCACGACCGGGTCTGGGCGGCGCAGGTGCTCGGCGTCTACTGCCTCGGCGGCACGCTCACCTCCCGCCTGGACCGGGTGCTGCGCGAGGAGAAGGGCTACACCTACGGCGTGCGCGCCTTCGGCCAGGTGCTGCGCTCGACGCCCGAGGGCACGGGTGCCTCGCTGCTGGCCATCAGCGGCTCGGTCGCCACGGACGTCACCGGCCCGGCCCTGGAGGACACCTGGCAGGTGCTGCGCACCCTCGCCGCCGGCGGGCTGACCGACGAGGAGCGCGATGTGGCCGTGCAGAACCTGGTCGGGGTCGCGCCGCTCAAGTACGAGACCGCCGCGGCCGTCGCCGGGACCCTGGCCGACCAGGTCGAGCAGTACCTTCCGGACGATTTCCAGGCGCAGTTGTACGCCCGGCTCGCCGAGGCCGGCACGGTGGAGGCCACCGCCGCCGCGGTCAGCGCGTTCCCGGTGGACAACCTGGTGACGGTGCTGGTCGGGGACGCCTCCGCGATCGAGGAGCCGGTCCGGGCGCTGGGCATCGGGGAGGTCAAGGTCGTCAGCGGCTGA
- a CDS encoding M16 family metallopeptidase, with amino-acid sequence MPMGHTATEKAGSGGLTATEHRLANGLRVILSEDHLTPVAAVCLWYDVGSRHEVQGRTGLAHLFEHLMFQGSANVKGNGHFELVQGAGGSLNGTTSFERTNYYETMPAHQLELALWLEADRMGSLLVALDDESMENQRDVVKNERRQRYDNVPYGTSFEKLTAMAYPEGHPYHHTPIGSMADLDAASLEDARNFFRTYYAPNNAVLAVVGDIDPERTLAWIERYFGSIPGHDGKQPPRDGALPDIIGEELREELREEVPARALMSAYRLPEDGTRAADAADLALTVLGGGESSRLYNRLVRRDRLAVGAGFGLLRLAGAPSMGWLDVKASSGVEIPAIERAVDEELARFAEEGPTPEEMERAQAQLEREWLDQLATVGGRADQLCRYAVLFGDPQLALTAVQRLLEVGPEEVREVAAARLRPDNRASLVYEPAGPGHEPGDGADVTEGTDGTDEKEAAQ; translated from the coding sequence ATGCCCATGGGTCACACGGCCACCGAGAAGGCCGGGTCCGGCGGCCTGACAGCGACGGAGCACCGGCTGGCCAACGGTCTGCGCGTGATCCTCTCCGAGGACCACCTGACCCCGGTCGCCGCGGTCTGTCTCTGGTACGACGTCGGCTCCCGCCACGAGGTACAGGGCCGCACCGGCCTGGCACACCTCTTCGAGCACCTGATGTTCCAGGGCTCCGCGAACGTGAAGGGCAACGGCCACTTCGAGCTGGTGCAGGGCGCCGGCGGCTCGCTCAACGGCACCACGAGCTTCGAGCGGACCAACTACTACGAGACCATGCCCGCCCACCAGCTCGAACTCGCGCTCTGGCTGGAGGCCGACCGCATGGGCAGCCTCCTCGTCGCCCTCGACGACGAGAGCATGGAGAACCAGCGGGACGTCGTGAAGAACGAGCGCCGCCAGCGCTACGACAACGTCCCCTACGGCACCTCGTTCGAGAAGCTGACCGCCATGGCCTACCCCGAGGGCCACCCGTACCACCACACCCCCATCGGCTCGATGGCCGACCTCGACGCCGCCTCCCTGGAGGACGCCCGGAACTTCTTCCGGACGTACTACGCGCCGAACAACGCCGTCCTCGCGGTCGTCGGCGACATCGACCCCGAGCGGACCCTCGCCTGGATCGAGCGCTACTTCGGCTCCATCCCCGGCCACGACGGCAAGCAGCCGCCGCGCGACGGCGCCCTGCCCGACATCATCGGCGAGGAGCTGCGGGAGGAGCTGCGCGAGGAGGTCCCGGCCCGCGCGCTGATGTCCGCCTACCGGCTCCCGGAGGACGGCACCCGCGCCGCCGACGCCGCCGATCTGGCCCTGACGGTCCTCGGCGGCGGCGAGTCCTCCCGGCTGTACAACCGGCTGGTCCGCCGGGACCGCCTCGCCGTCGGCGCGGGCTTCGGCCTGCTGCGGCTGGCGGGCGCCCCCTCGATGGGCTGGCTGGACGTCAAGGCGTCCTCCGGTGTGGAGATCCCCGCCATCGAACGGGCGGTCGACGAGGAGCTGGCCCGGTTCGCCGAGGAGGGCCCGACCCCGGAGGAGATGGAGCGCGCCCAGGCGCAGCTGGAGCGCGAGTGGCTGGACCAGCTCGCCACCGTCGGCGGCCGCGCCGACCAGCTCTGCCGGTACGCCGTCCTCTTCGGCGACCCGCAGCTCGCGCTGACGGCGGTACAGCGGCTGCTGGAGGTCGGCCCCGAGGAGGTGCGCGAGGTGGCGGCGGCGCGGCTGCGTCCCGACAACCGCGCCTCGCTCGTCTACGAGCCGGCCGGGCCCGGGCACGAGCCCGGCGACGGCGCGGACGTCACCGAGGGCACCGACGGCACCGACGAGAAGGAGGCGGCCCAGTGA